The following are from one region of the Streptomyces decoyicus genome:
- a CDS encoding aminopeptidase P family protein → MTSPAPQLHTGSHDLPVSDALAGFMTDHWAATPLPDGSRVPGFDRFAGRRARLTARFPGERLLVPAGELTVRSHDCDHRFRPHSAYAWLTGLTGEDQPGHVLVLEPDGEAVLYLRPRSPRDSGGEFYRDRRYGEFWVGRHPDLAEAGRLTGLRCAHLDDLVRRRTDRDASRDAELASVLSELRLVKDDWEVAQLQQAVDHTATGFEDVVRSLPTALRHPRGERWIEGVFQLRARAEGNGTGYETIAAAGAHACVLHWIRNDGPLDPGQLLLLDAGVETDTLYTADITRTLPLSGRFSPVQRRVYDLVLAAQDAGIAALKPGASFRDFHRACTGVLAEGLADWGVLPVPAAEALTPDSGLYRRYTLCSSGHMLGLDVHDCGRARAEQYLDGVLTEGQVLTVEPGLYLQPDDETLPPELRGIGVRIEDDLVITADGARLMSSALPRTADGVEEWMAGLLTGGA, encoded by the coding sequence ATGACCTCGCCCGCCCCCCAACTCCACACCGGCAGCCATGACTTGCCGGTGTCGGACGCCCTCGCCGGCTTCATGACCGACCACTGGGCCGCCACGCCGCTCCCCGACGGGTCCCGCGTTCCGGGCTTCGACCGGTTCGCCGGCCGCCGGGCCCGGCTCACCGCACGCTTCCCCGGCGAACGACTGCTCGTCCCTGCCGGTGAGTTGACGGTCCGTTCCCACGACTGCGATCACCGCTTCCGCCCGCACAGCGCCTACGCCTGGCTGACCGGGCTGACGGGCGAGGACCAGCCGGGGCATGTCCTGGTGCTGGAGCCGGACGGGGAGGCGGTGCTGTACCTGCGGCCGCGGTCACCTCGGGACAGCGGCGGCGAGTTCTACCGGGACCGCCGCTACGGCGAGTTCTGGGTGGGCCGCCACCCCGATCTGGCCGAGGCCGGGCGGCTCACCGGCCTCCGCTGTGCGCATCTGGACGACCTCGTCCGCCGACGGACCGACCGCGACGCCTCCCGGGATGCCGAACTGGCATCCGTACTCAGCGAGTTGCGACTGGTCAAGGACGACTGGGAGGTGGCACAGCTACAGCAGGCCGTCGATCACACCGCCACCGGCTTCGAGGATGTCGTACGGTCCCTCCCCACCGCACTGCGCCACCCGCGGGGCGAACGCTGGATCGAGGGGGTCTTCCAGCTGCGCGCCCGCGCCGAGGGCAACGGCACGGGGTACGAGACCATCGCCGCCGCCGGCGCCCATGCCTGTGTGCTCCACTGGATCCGCAACGACGGCCCGCTCGATCCCGGCCAGTTGCTGCTGCTGGACGCGGGCGTGGAGACCGACACGCTGTACACCGCCGACATCACCCGCACCCTGCCGCTCTCCGGGCGCTTCTCCCCCGTCCAGCGACGGGTGTACGACCTGGTGCTCGCCGCGCAGGACGCGGGCATCGCCGCCCTCAAACCGGGCGCGAGCTTCCGCGACTTCCACCGGGCCTGCACGGGCGTCCTGGCCGAGGGGCTGGCCGACTGGGGCGTACTGCCCGTCCCGGCGGCGGAAGCGCTCACCCCCGACAGCGGCCTGTACCGGCGCTACACGCTGTGCAGTTCGGGCCATATGCTCGGGCTCGATGTGCATGACTGCGGCCGGGCGCGCGCGGAGCAGTATCTGGACGGCGTCCTCACCGAGGGGCAGGTCCTCACGGTCGAACCGGGGCTCTATCTCCAGCCCGACGACGAGACGTTGCCACCGGAACTGCGCGGCATCGGTGTCCGTATCGAGGACGATCTGGTGATCACCGCGGACGGGGCCCGGCTGATGTCGTCGGCGCTGCCGCGCACCGCCGACGGGGTGGAGGAGTGGATGGCAGGGCTGCTCACCGGAGGGGCCTGA
- a CDS encoding GntR family transcriptional regulator, producing the protein MGELKHRSLVTAQERLRDQVAHQLRAALIAGELRPGSVYSAPGLAADFGVSATPVREAMLDLAREGLVEPVRNKGFRITEVSERDLDQYTEIRALIEVPVVGQVTRTAGRAQLEALRPAALEIVAAARAHDLIGYLEADRRFHLELLGLSGNDRLVETVGDLRKRSRLYGLTRLDERNQLLPSAEEHVELLDVMLTGDAEAAESCMARHLGHVRSLWAQGRDEPLVPHPQRASVVRQG; encoded by the coding sequence ATGGGTGAACTCAAGCACCGCAGCCTGGTCACCGCTCAGGAGCGGCTGCGCGATCAGGTCGCCCATCAGCTGCGCGCGGCGCTGATCGCGGGGGAGCTCCGCCCGGGGTCGGTCTACTCGGCCCCGGGCCTCGCCGCGGACTTCGGTGTCTCCGCCACCCCGGTACGCGAGGCGATGCTCGACCTGGCCCGGGAGGGGCTGGTCGAACCGGTCCGCAACAAGGGCTTCAGGATCACCGAGGTCAGCGAGCGCGACCTCGACCAGTACACCGAGATCCGTGCCCTGATCGAGGTCCCGGTGGTCGGCCAGGTCACCCGCACCGCAGGCCGGGCACAGCTGGAGGCCCTCCGGCCGGCCGCCCTGGAGATCGTCGCGGCCGCCCGGGCGCACGACCTCATCGGTTACCTGGAGGCCGACCGCCGCTTCCACCTCGAACTGCTCGGCCTCAGCGGCAACGACCGCCTCGTCGAGACGGTCGGCGATCTGCGCAAGCGCTCCCGCCTCTACGGCCTCACCCGCCTCGACGAGCGCAACCAACTGCTGCCCTCGGCCGAGGAGCACGTGGAGCTGCTCGACGTGATGCTGACGGGCGACGCCGAGGCGGCCGAGTCCTGTATGGCCCGCCACCTCGGTCATGTCCGGTCGCTGTGGGCCCAGGGCCGCGACGAACCGCTGGTACCGCACCCACAGCGCGCGTCGGTCGTCCGCCAGGGCTGA